Within Streptomyces sp. SS1-1, the genomic segment TGCGGCGGTCCATATCAGTATGCGGGACCGGGGACCTCGGAACAGCCCCGGGAGCCTGTGCGAAAAGCCACAATCCGGGCACCGGCGCATAACACAGAGCGACCACGGAGGGTGACCAGATCCGCTTATTTCACCAATCATGGTCGCTGCTAGTGACATCACCCCTACGCAGTGCCATGGTGCGGCACATGACCACCAACGGGGGCTTCGAGCCCGTCTTCTGCACCGTCGTGCCGCCGCACGTCCTCGACCGGCTGGCCCGGAACGACGACCCCGCGCTCTCCGGCCCGGCCCGCCGGACCCTGGTCCGCGACAGCGAGCTGCGCGGCAGGCGCCGGGTGACGACCGAGTTCGCGCTCGCGTCGGCGCCACTCGCCAAGGCGCCGTCGGACCAGCCGCTGCGCACCGTCTACGACGCCGGGCACGGCACCGCCCTGCCCGGCACGAAGGTCCGCGGCGAGGGGGACGCCCCCGGCCGGGACGCCACGGTCAACCGCGCCTACTCGGGGCTCGGCGCCACCTTCGAGCTGTTCCTGAAGGCGTACGGCCGGCACTCCATCGACGGCGACGGGCTGCCGCTGGACGCCACCGTCCACTACGACGAGGACTACAACAACGCCTTCTGGAACGGCGAGCAGATGGTGTTCGGCGACGGGGACGGCGAGATCTTCCTCGACTTCACCATCCCGATCGACGTCATCGGCCACGAACTCACCCACGGCGTCACCCAGTACACGGCCAACCTCACCTACTACGGGCAGCCGGGCGCGCTGAACGAGTCGATGTCCGACGTCTTCGGCGCCCTGATCAAGCAGTACACGCTCGGCCAGACCGCCGCCGAGGCCGACTGGCTGATCGGCGCGGGCCTGCTCGCCCCCGGCGTCACCGGCAAGGCGCTGCGCTCGATGAAGGAGCCGGGCAGCGCGTACGACGACGACGTCCTCGGCAAGGACCCGCAGCCCGCCACGATGGACGACTACGTCCGCACCGGCCGGGACAACGGCGGCGTCCACATCAACTCCGGCATCCCCAACCACGCCTTCTACCTGGCCGCCACCGCGCTCGGCGGGAACGCCTGGGAACGGGCGGGGCAGATCTGGTTCGACGTCCTCACCGGCGGCGAGCTGCCGGACCGGGCGATGTTCACCGACTTCGCGGCGCTCACCGTGAAGGCGGCGCGGGAGCGCTTCGGTGACGCCGGTGACGAGTTCCGGGCCGTCGCGAAGGCGTGGGAGCAGGTGGGGGTGCGGATCCCGTAGCGGCGTAATAGACAGGTCCCATGCGTATTCAGGTACGGCGCACGGGCGGGTTCGCGGGCATCGAGCGGCACGCGGAGGTGGACACCGCGGGGCGGCCGGACGCCGAGGAGTGGCACGCCCTGGCCGAGGGCGCCCTCGCGTCCGGCCGGGGCACCCCGCCCGCCGGGGTGCCGGACGGCTTCGGCTACGAGATCACCGTGGACGGCCGGACGGTGTACTGCGCCGACCCCCGGCTCACCGACGCGCAGCGCGCG encodes:
- a CDS encoding M4 family metallopeptidase encodes the protein MTTNGGFEPVFCTVVPPHVLDRLARNDDPALSGPARRTLVRDSELRGRRRVTTEFALASAPLAKAPSDQPLRTVYDAGHGTALPGTKVRGEGDAPGRDATVNRAYSGLGATFELFLKAYGRHSIDGDGLPLDATVHYDEDYNNAFWNGEQMVFGDGDGEIFLDFTIPIDVIGHELTHGVTQYTANLTYYGQPGALNESMSDVFGALIKQYTLGQTAAEADWLIGAGLLAPGVTGKALRSMKEPGSAYDDDVLGKDPQPATMDDYVRTGRDNGGVHINSGIPNHAFYLAATALGGNAWERAGQIWFDVLTGGELPDRAMFTDFAALTVKAARERFGDAGDEFRAVAKAWEQVGVRIP
- a CDS encoding protealysin inhibitor emfourin; the encoded protein is MRIQVRRTGGFAGIERHAEVDTAGRPDAEEWHALAEGALASGRGTPPAGVPDGFGYEITVDGRTVYCADPRLTDAQRALVSRVLKEGA